One part of the Pelecanus crispus isolate bPelCri1 chromosome 20, bPelCri1.pri, whole genome shotgun sequence genome encodes these proteins:
- the LOC104029586 gene encoding ectoderm-neural cortex protein 1, whose product MSVSSHENRKSRSSSGSMNIHLFHKPGHADSLLTHLNLLRKRHLFTDVVLRAGNQAFHCHRAVLASCSRYFDAMFSGGLKESRDAEVNFHDSLHPEVLELLLDYAYSARVLINEENAESLLEAGDMLQFQDIRDASADFLEKNLYPGNCLNMLLLSDAHCCERLLELSWRMALANFTSLCKTEDFLRLPKDKLLELVESEELEVEDETLVYEAVIGWIRYDLPQRHEVLPELLRSVRLALLPESYLRKQVACEKLVTSHKLGEEIVADAVRCKMKILQNDGLVTGCCARPRKVSQALLLLGGQTFMCDKIYMLDHKTREIIPRADIPSPRKECSACAIGCKVYITGGKGSENGASKDVWVYDTLHDEWAKAAPMLVARFGHGSAELDHCLYVVGGHTAVSGAFPASPSVSLKQVEHYDPQLDKWSLVAPLREGVSNAAVVGAKMKLFVFGGTSANQEKLPKVQCFDPCQNRWTVPASCPQPWRYTAAAVVGSHIIVIGGDTEFSASSAYRFHSDTYQWSKFGDVTAKRISCRAVTSGNRLYVVGGYCGAQRCKTLDCYDPSSDTWSSVTTVPYSLIPTAFVSTWKYLSA is encoded by the coding sequence ATGTCCGTCAGCAGCCACGAGAACCGGAAATCCCGCTCGAGCTCCGGCTCCATGAACATCCACCTTTTCCACAAACCGGGCCACGCCGACAGCCTCCTCACCCACCTCAACCTGCTCCGCAAGCGGCACCTCTTCACCGACGTGGTGCTGCGGGCGGGGAACCAGGCCTTCCACTGCCACCGGGCCGTGCTGGCCTCCTGCAGCCGCTACTTCGACGCCATGTTCAGCGGGGGGCTGAAGGAGAGCAGGGACGCCGAAGTCAACTTCCACGACTCCCTCCACCccgaggtgctggagctgctgctggactACGCCTACTCGGCCCGGGTGCTGATTAACGAGGAGAACGCGGAGTCCTTGCTGGAGGCCGGGGACATGTTGCAGTTTCAGGATATCCGGGATGCTTCGGCCGACTTCCTGGAGAAGAATCTCTACCCCGGGAATTGCTTgaacatgctgctgctgtccgATGCCCACTGCTGCGAGCGGCTGCTGGAGCTGTCCTGGAGGATGGCGTTGGCCAACTTCACCTCGCTCTGCAAGACTGAAGACTTCCTCCGACTGCCCAAGGAcaagctgctggagctggtggaGAGCGAAGAGCTGGAGGTAGAGGACGAGACGCTGGTCTACGAAGCTGTTATAGGTTGGATCCGGTACGATTTGCCCCAGCGCCATGAAGTTCTGCCGGAGCTGCTGCGCTCCGTCCGCCTGGCCCTTCTGCCCGAGTCCTACCTGCGGAAGCAAGTGGCCTGCGAGAAGCTGGTGACCAGCCACAAGCTGGGGGAGGAGATCGTGGCCGACGCCGTACGATGCAAAATGAAGATCCTGCAAAACGATGGCCTTGTGACAGGGTGCTGTGCCCGACCCCGCAAGGTCAGCcaggccctgctgctgctcggCGGCCAGACCTTCATGTGCGACAAGATTTACATGCTGGATCACAAAACCAGGGAGATCATTCCTCGTGCCGACATCCCGAGCCCTCGTAAAGAGTGCAGTGCCTGCGCCATCGGGTGCAAAGTGTACATCACTGGCGGCAAAGGCTCCGAGAACGGCGCTTCCAAAGACGTCTGGGTTTACGACACCCTCCACGACGAGTGGGCGAAAGCGGCTCCCATGCTGGTGGCGCGGTTTGGCCACGGCTCCGCCGAGCTGGACCACTGTCTGTACGTGGTGGGGGGCCACACAGCAGTGAGCGGTGCCTTCCCGGCCTCTCCCTCCGTCTCTCTCAAGCAAGTCGAACACTACGACCCGCAGCTGGACAAATGGTCCTTGGTGGCCCCTCTCCGAGAAGGCGTAAGCAACGCCGCCGTGGTGGGAGCCAAGATGAAGCTGTTTGTTTTCGGCGGCACCAGCGCCAACCAGGAGAAGCTGCCCAAGGTGCAGTGCTTCGACCCCTGCCAGAACCGCTGGACGGTGCCCgccagctgcccccagccctggaggtaCACGGCCGCTGCCGTGGTGGGCAGCCACATCATCGTCATCGGGGGGGACACGGAGTTCTCCGCCAGCTCCGCTTACCGCTTCCACAGCGACACCTACCAGTGGTCCAAATTTGGGGACGTCACCGCCAAGCGCATCAGCTGCCGCGCCGTTACGTCGGGTAACAGACTGTACGTGGTGGGGGGCTACTGCGGGGCTCAGCGCTGCAAAACGCTGGACTGTTACGACCCATCATCCGACACCTGGAGCAGCGTCACGACAGTGCCTTACTCCCTCATCCCCACCGCCTTCGTCAGCACCTGGAAGTACCTGTCCGCCTGA